One Corvus moneduloides isolate bCorMon1 chromosome Z, bCorMon1.pri, whole genome shotgun sequence genomic window carries:
- the TBC1D2 gene encoding TBC1 domain family member 2A isoform X2, with the protein MKKGPESGACTLAAPGNLVESDPDTKSSNGASARAKDTLLSPGELENVPLKPSTETSRKKLCGYLNKLGIKGPIKTWKSRWFFYDENKCRLLYYRTAQDINPLGSIDLSSASFDCKMENGEGVFEIRTPSRVFTLKAISKQAMMYWLQQLQMRRWEFCNTQSRFPVGSSQLVNEPLAGRTNVVDNEDFLPLVKTPTEAVGLKAASLPAPQTSTALQNISLKHPWTEIQNTVYNICGSKQLWGNNGNVFSFDEFQEHPENVDEKQEAEVEAGHADKEGTLEDGRMEPRLNWIRKARWMNSGFPGSEELSREKNSVDKVSVLQQQILTLTEEVKSQKELVKLLHKALEAAQQEKRVSSMYLTAAEDKDRLELVRHKVRQIADLTSRLEALEQEKKELEQILTLRDSHIQELKEHVQLLMEKNHAKQEVIMALTEQMAREFSDPLQEANTITVETLYKQQEEIEHLKDDIDAYKTQNQFLNSEIHQVTRLWTSVAENEKALLMKCACLQARNCQMESKYLTVLRKLQEAVPGLPSSHAELVKNLIQEALQWDVKEEADEGFNLNPVSEYDEYGFMTVPDYEIEDWKLLAKIQALEIKSNKLRSHEIVEKPLRDRWNSIGELNPSAELKSLIRSGIPVEHRQRVWRWMVSRHCSPVCGHYQRLLEQSRSTEHPACRQIELDLPRTLTNNKHFSSPTSQLIPKLRRVLLAFSWHNPAIGYCQGLNRLAAVALLVLEDEESAFWCLVYIVENLMPADYYSDTLITSQDSDTTLQSLPLQRCWRLESTKLLHSQEQHTQSSKVGHQL; encoded by the exons atgaagaaaggaCCAGAAAGCGGAGCATGCACCCTTGCTGCTCCAGGCAATTTAGTGGAGTCAGATCCAGACACTAAGAGCAGCAATGGAGCCTCAGCAAGAGCGAAAGACACACTTCTCTCTCCTGGAGAACTGGAAAACGTACCGCTGAAACCCAGTACAgaaacatccagaaaaaaacTGTGTGGCTATTTAAATAAGCTGGGCATCAAGGGGCCAATCAAGACCTGGAAGTCTCGTTGGTTCTTTTATGACGAAAACAAATGTCGCTTACTATACTACAGAACTGCCCAGGACATTAATCCTTTGGGGTCTATTGATCTCTCCAGCGCCAGCTTTGactgtaaaatggaaaatggggaaggagTTTTTGAGATCAGAACACCAAGCAGAGTTTTTACTTTGAAG GCAATCAGCAAACAGGCAATGATGTACTGGCTGCAACAGCTGCAAATGAGACGTTGGGAATTTTGCAACACTCAGAGCAGATTTCCtgtgggcagctcccagcttgTGAATGAACCTCTGGCTGGAAGAACAA ATGTAGTTGACAATGAAGACTTTCTGCCTCTGGTGAAAACACCAACAGAAGCAGTGGGTTTAAAGGCAGCATCGTTGCCTGCACCTCAAACATCTACTGCTTTGCAGAACATCTCCCTTAAGCACCCTTGGACAGAGATACA AAACACTGTCTACAATATTTGTGGCTCCAAGCAGCTCTGGGGGAACAATGGGAATGTCTTTAGCTTTGATGAATTCCAAGAGCATCCTGAGAATGTGGATGAGAAGCAAGAGGCAGAAGTGGAGGCAGGTCATGCAG ATAAGGAGGGGACCCTGGAAGATGGGAGGATGGAGCCCAGACTGAACTGGATTAGGAAAGCCAGGTGGATGAACAGTGGCTTCCCAGGCTCTGAAGAATTGTCCAGGGAGAAGAACTCAGTGGATAAAGTGAGTGTCCTACAGCAACAGATTCTGACACTCACAGAGGAAGTCAAATCACAGAAG GAACTGGTTAAACTTCTCCACAAAGCTCTGGAGGCAGCCCAGCAGGAGAAACGAGTATCTAGCATGTATCTCACTGCAGCAGAAGATaaggacaggctggagctggtgcGCCACAAAGTGAGACAAATTGCAGATCTGACAAGTCGATTGGAAGCTCTTgaacaagaaaagaaggaaCTGGAGCAGATACTGACTTTAAGAGACAGCCATATCCAGGAGCTCAAGGAACATGTGCAGCTTTTGATGGAGAAGAACCATGCCAAACAGGAAGTCATCATGGCCTTGACAGAGCAAATGGCCCGAGAGTTCTCTGACCCCCTGCAAGAAGCCAACACTATCACTGTAGAGACGTTGTataagcagcaggaggagattGAACATCTGAAG GATGATATTGATGCATACAAAACCCAGAACCAGTTTCTCAATTCAGAGATCCACCAGGTTACTCGACTCTGGACAAGCGTTGCTGAGAATGAAAAAGCCCTTCTGATGAAG TGTGCCTGCCTGCAAGCAAGAAACTGCCAGATGGAGAGCAAATACCTGACAGTCTTGAGAAagctgcaggaggctgtgccTGGCTTGCCCAGCTCGCATGCTGAATTGGTGAAGAACCTCATCCAGGAAGCTCTCCAGTGGGATGTGAAGGAAGAAGCAGATGAAGGTTTTAACTTGAACCCTGTAAG CGAGTATGATGAGTATGGGTTTATGACTGTACCTGACTATGAAATTGAGGACTGGAAACTCCTGGCCAAAATCCAAGCCCTTGAGATAAAGTCCAACAAACTGCGAAGCCACGAAATAGTGGAGAAGCCCCTCCGTGACAGATGGAACAGCATTGGAGAGCTGAacccctctgcagagctgaagagTCTGATCCGAAGTGGCATTCCAGTGGAGCATCGGCAGCGGGTGTGGAGGTGGATGGTCAGCCGGCACTGCAGCCCTGTGTGTGGCCACTATCAGCGACTgttggagcagagcaggagcaccGAGCACCCTGCCTGCCGGCAGATTGAGCTTGACCTGCCCCGCACACTCACCAACAACAagcatttttcctctcccacttcccagctcatccccaagCTCCGGAGGGTGTTATTGGCATTCTCCTGGCACAATCCTGCCATTGGATACTGCCAGGGATTGAACAG ATTGGCAGCTGTTGCTCTCCTGGTCCTGGAAGATGAGGAGAGTGCTTTCTGGTGTCTAGTCTATATTGTGGAGAACCTAATGCCAGCGGACTACTACAGTGACACACTAATAACATCACAG GACAGTGATACCACCTTGCAATCCCTTCCGTTGCAGAGGTGTTGGAGACTTGAGAGTACAAAATTGTTACACTCAcaggagcagcacacacagagcagcaaagtTGGTCACCAACTCTAG